The following are encoded together in the Vidua macroura isolate BioBank_ID:100142 chromosome 6, ASM2450914v1, whole genome shotgun sequence genome:
- the ZC2HC1C gene encoding zinc finger C2HC domain-containing protein 1C, which translates to MDFFPPVVPVVAPTKFSPGSQLKYQKDNFQHGFILDKEESLKDLYAQKNQRYSYSTSAESTQDRPRHGGFWSGGLESKYLISQACTLSAKSLGRHKEGVDRAYPLQPISHHKSARAPLLNTESSPHMQEAPNSRSSSISKEMVPAGRSQLAAVLCPWTGEPEPSAPHPYRRELAYILKLEADRRNLEEAIQKKKALLGEKLKRTEETLRRIQREKELIKVEERKESEVERTHEQKATTHPEEKIFRAADTPGVGIFSGAQSAEDTIPKSATPLQPQELGVGKLKEWQVAAKYNKANNSEIKDNIPMEHLASCSKLVPKQSLSLPALSDPDSDDHPSAEMLHMQATSAVEQEGFGQCSFCKRTFLCARLEKHMTICGKNQDSKRKVFDSSKARARGTELEQYQQQKSSRSPQSKTPPRKNNWKQKHEALIHIMSQARQVEQILTKGRKVSGLPPLPPMENQDYVACTYCGRKFAPRVAERHIPKCKNIRNRPPPPPQRRR; encoded by the exons atggatttttttccaccgGTGGTTCCTGTGGTGGCACCTACTAAGTTTTCTCCTGGTTCCCAACTGAAATACCAGAAGGACAACTTTCAGCATGGATTCATACTTGACAAAGAGGAAAGTTTAAAAGATCTCTATGCACAAAAGAACCAAAGATATTCCTATTCTACATCTGCAGAAAGCACTCAGGACAGGCCCAGGCATGGAGGCTTCTGGTCAGGTGGACTAGAGAGCAAGTATCTCATCAGCCAGGCCTGTACTCTGTCAGCTAAATCGTTAGGCAGACATAAAGAAGGAGTGGACCGTGCATATCCTCTGCAACCAATTTCTCACCACAAGAGTGCAAGAGCTCCACTGCTCAACACTGAAAGTTCCCCACACATGCAGGAAGCTCCAAACAGTAGATCAAGCTCAATAAGCAAAGAGATGGTTCCAGCAGGGAGATCTCAGTTAGCTGCAGTGCTCTGCCCTTGGACAGGAGAGCCTGAACCATCAGCTCCCCATCCATACAGGAGAGAGCTGGCCTACATCCTAAAGCTAGAGGCAGATAGAAGGAACCTAGAAGAGgcaattcaaaagaaaaaggctcTTCTAGGGGAGAAACTAAAGAGGACAGAGGAGACACTTAGGAGGATTCAAAGAGAGAAGGAGCTTATCAAGgtagaggagagaaaagaaagtgaagTGGAGAGAACCCATGAGCAAAAGGCCACAACGCACCCTGAAGAGAAaattttcagagctgcagaCACGCCAGGTGTTGGGATCTTCAGTGGGGCACAGTCTGCAGAGGACACTATCCCCAAGTCTGCCACACCTCTCCAACCCCAAGAGCTGGGTGTGGGGAAACTCAAGGAGTGGCAGGTGGCTGCAAAATACAACAAAGCAAACAACAGCGAAATAAAAGACAACATACCCATGGAGCATTTAGCTTCTTGTTCAAAACTGGTCCCAAAACAGAGcctttctctccctgccctctcagaCCCAGATTCTGATGACCACCCATCTGCAGAGATGCTACACATGCAGGCCACCAGTGCTGTGGAGCAAGAGGGGTTTGGACAGTGCAGCTTCTGCAAACGCACGTTTCTCTGCGCAAGGCTTGAGAAACACATGACTATCTGTGGCAAGAACCAAGATTCCAAGAGGAAAGTGTTTGACTCTAGCAAGGCCAGAGCTAGGGGAACAGAACTGGAACAGTatcagcagcagaagagctCAAGGAGTCCTCAG AGTAAAACACCACCCAGAAAGAACAACTGGAAACAGAAGCATGAGGCTCTCATCCACATCATGTCACAGGCCCGCCAGGTGGAGCAAATCCTCACTAAGGGGAGGAAGGTGTCTGGCCTGCCCCCATTGCCTCCCATGGAAAATCAAGACTATGTTGCCTGCACCTACTGTGGACGCAAGTTTGCTCCCCGAGTAGCTGAGAGGCATATTCCCAAATGCAAAAACATAAGGAATAGGCCCCCACCTCCACCACAGAGGAGACGCTGA
- the ACYP1 gene encoding LOW QUALITY PROTEIN: acylphosphatase-1 (The sequence of the model RefSeq protein was modified relative to this genomic sequence to represent the inferred CDS: inserted 1 base in 1 codon): MRRRMRDRPDAATALHWPREGGHAPGGLHAAQAQRGARLQXAAEAGGGGGAAMADGEGLVSVDYEVYGKVQGVFFRKYTQGEAKRLGLVGWVQNTSHGTVQGQIQGPTARVRELQEWLRKIGSPQSRISRAEFSNEKKIEALEHKEFQILK, translated from the exons ATGAGGCGGCGAATGAGAGACCGGCCCGATGCCGCTACGGCTCTTCATTGGCCGCGGGAGGGAGGCCACGCCCCCGGCGGCCTCCACGCGGCGCAGGCGCAGCGGGGCGCgcggctgc cagcagcggaAGCGGGAGGAGGTGGCGGTGCCGCCATGGCGGACGGCGAGGGCTTGGTGTCCGTGGACTACGAGGTGTACGGCAAGGTGCAAGGCGTGTTCTTCCGCAAGTACACCCAG GGAGAGGCTAAGAGACTGGGGCTTGTTGGCTGGGTCCAAAATACCAGCCATGGCACTGTTCAAGGGCAAATCCAGGGTCCGACTGCCAGGGTGCGGGAGCTGCAAGAATGGCTCAGGAAGATAGGCAGTCCCCAGTCCCGTATCAGCCGAGCAGAGTTCAGCAATGAGAAGAAGATTGAGGCGCTGGAGCACAAGGAATTCCAGATTTTGAAGTGA